The Sedimentisphaera salicampi genome includes a region encoding these proteins:
- a CDS encoding alpha-L-rhamnosidase C-terminal domain-containing protein, giving the protein MSSIYKMPASRRRVLFFASSFLLIFSAGTAGAEGFFAQPCGQTVEYIREPAEGVQISDRKPEYSWIVPQEAQYQKAYQIIVSSSIPSINRSKGDIWDSGKVLSDKCVNIEHAGKSLERGSEYYWKVRIWDSRGRVSLYSPVQKFAAGDRGEPVSTQNSFQIEHIAPESSKKISRNTYFFDFARAAFGSVTLKYQTEKHETLKIRLGEKSSGGRVDTNPGGSIRYKQVEIEVSPGCREYEVELPADTRNTGSRAVKLPESFGVVMPFRYCEIIGASSEITEDDIRQKAFFYYFQDNASAFSSSSKTLNKVWQLCKYSIKATSFAGLYVDGDRERIPYEADAYINQLSHYCTDREYAMAKQTIEYFMDHPTWPTEWILHTAMMVYQDYMYTGDTELIENYYDILRHKSLIALAREDGLISTQTGKVTDQLLRDIGFDPVPEKGLGDIVDWPPAQKDTGWKLATEQGERDGHQMLPINTVVNAFFCRNMQIMAEFAEILNKKKDRRLFTSMAAKVKEAINSKLFDKDKGIYIDGEGATHSSLHSNMLPLAFDIVPEEHKKSVAEFVESRGMACSVYGAQYLLQGLFKAGKSQYALSLITAKTDRSWWNMIEAGSTVTLEAWDLKYKPNADWNHAWGAAPANVIPRWLWGIRPNSPGFESVVIQPQLAGLERTKIKMPTIRGSVECSFEKTACGRNFSIKLPANTDGIFRLDDIENKAVFLSGKEIKAEKGAVEISAGKNEITIKND; this is encoded by the coding sequence ATGAGCTCCATTTACAAGATGCCGGCCAGCCGGCGAAGGGTATTGTTTTTTGCATCATCGTTTCTTTTGATTTTCAGCGCAGGTACCGCTGGGGCGGAGGGTTTCTTTGCCCAGCCCTGCGGGCAGACTGTTGAATACATCCGCGAGCCGGCTGAAGGCGTGCAGATATCAGACCGAAAGCCCGAATACTCTTGGATTGTCCCGCAAGAGGCGCAATATCAGAAGGCCTATCAGATTATCGTATCCTCAAGCATACCAAGCATCAACCGCAGCAAAGGCGATATCTGGGATTCGGGAAAAGTTCTCAGCGATAAGTGTGTAAATATCGAACACGCAGGCAAGTCGCTGGAGCGGGGCTCTGAATACTACTGGAAGGTTCGCATATGGGACAGCAGGGGGCGGGTTTCGCTTTATTCTCCCGTGCAGAAGTTCGCTGCGGGCGATAGAGGCGAGCCGGTTTCCACGCAAAATTCCTTTCAGATTGAACATATAGCCCCTGAATCCTCGAAGAAAATCTCCCGCAACACATATTTTTTCGATTTCGCCAGAGCAGCCTTCGGCTCTGTTACTCTCAAATACCAAACAGAGAAGCACGAAACATTAAAAATAAGGCTCGGCGAGAAAAGCTCCGGCGGCAGGGTGGATACAAATCCGGGCGGTTCAATCCGCTATAAGCAGGTTGAGATCGAGGTTTCTCCGGGCTGCAGGGAGTATGAGGTTGAGCTCCCCGCAGACACGCGGAACACCGGCAGCCGTGCAGTGAAGCTGCCCGAATCTTTCGGCGTTGTTATGCCGTTCAGGTATTGCGAGATTATCGGCGCTTCATCTGAAATTACCGAGGATGATATCAGGCAGAAGGCCTTCTTCTACTACTTCCAAGATAATGCAAGCGCGTTTTCCAGCTCCAGCAAAACCCTCAACAAGGTTTGGCAGTTGTGTAAATATTCCATAAAAGCCACATCATTCGCAGGCCTGTATGTTGATGGAGACAGAGAAAGAATCCCTTACGAGGCGGATGCATATATTAACCAGCTCAGCCATTACTGCACCGACAGAGAGTATGCAATGGCCAAACAGACGATCGAGTATTTTATGGATCACCCAACTTGGCCTACAGAGTGGATACTGCATACTGCTATGATGGTTTATCAGGATTACATGTACACAGGCGATACCGAGCTGATAGAGAATTATTATGATATTTTAAGGCATAAGAGCCTTATAGCTTTGGCAAGGGAAGACGGGCTTATCTCCACTCAGACTGGCAAAGTAACTGATCAGCTCCTGCGGGATATAGGATTCGACCCGGTTCCTGAAAAAGGCCTTGGAGACATCGTTGACTGGCCGCCCGCCCAGAAAGACACCGGCTGGAAGCTCGCAACCGAGCAGGGCGAAAGAGACGGCCATCAGATGCTGCCGATTAACACGGTGGTGAATGCGTTTTTCTGCAGGAATATGCAGATTATGGCGGAATTTGCCGAGATACTCAATAAGAAAAAAGACCGAAGGCTCTTCACCAGTATGGCTGCGAAGGTGAAAGAGGCGATTAACAGTAAGCTCTTCGATAAAGATAAAGGGATATACATTGACGGCGAGGGAGCAACGCATTCTTCGCTGCATTCAAATATGCTGCCTTTGGCCTTTGATATTGTGCCCGAGGAGCATAAGAAGTCTGTGGCGGAATTTGTTGAATCAAGGGGGATGGCGTGCAGCGTTTACGGGGCTCAGTATCTCCTGCAGGGGCTCTTCAAGGCGGGCAAATCTCAATACGCCCTGAGCCTTATCACAGCCAAAACCGACAGGAGCTGGTGGAATATGATAGAAGCCGGCTCCACAGTAACCCTCGAAGCTTGGGACCTGAAGTATAAGCCAAATGCTGATTGGAATCATGCATGGGGCGCAGCGCCGGCGAATGTAATCCCGCGATGGCTATGGGGGATTCGCCCGAACAGTCCGGGCTTTGAGTCTGTGGTAATCCAGCCGCAGCTTGCAGGTCTGGAGCGAACCAAAATCAAAATGCCCACTATTAGAGGCTCCGTTGAATGCAGCTTTGAGAAAACCGCCTGCGGCAGGAATTTTTCAATCAAACTCCCCGCAAACACCGACGGAATATTCCGCCTTGATGATATTGAAAATAAGGCTGTTTTCCTGAGCGGGAAGGAGATTAAGGCAGAAAAGGGGGCTGTTGAAATAAGCGCGGGAAAAAATGAAATAACCATAAAAAACGATTAA
- a CDS encoding DUF2617 family protein gives MAKCIIPHSNFTRGIELKALARETLKVNKLKLRLYEKPLHPELFDVRRRIMEQSPACGIDLWITGCSHLISLHGHKFCVTEFLGTARQKQLPAGEIDSFRLKGTKYHSYSLAGGLVKYQTEFGIESVSENVYSYIADELKDSAANNGNLFMYTNSESGTLVRPFSYASIWKTADKVQLSVCHGYPAEMKVLRTLSLFEIQR, from the coding sequence TTGGCGAAATGTATAATTCCGCATTCTAATTTCACAAGAGGTATAGAATTGAAGGCTTTAGCAAGAGAAACTTTAAAAGTAAACAAGCTCAAACTCAGGCTTTACGAAAAGCCGCTTCATCCGGAGCTTTTCGATGTGCGCAGGCGTATTATGGAACAATCTCCAGCCTGCGGGATCGACCTCTGGATCACCGGCTGTTCTCACCTGATAAGTCTGCACGGGCATAAATTCTGCGTTACCGAATTCCTCGGCACTGCAAGACAGAAACAACTCCCCGCCGGCGAGATTGACAGCTTCCGGCTCAAAGGAACTAAATATCACTCCTACAGCCTCGCTGGGGGTTTGGTTAAATATCAGACAGAATTCGGGATTGAATCGGTATCGGAAAATGTGTATTCCTATATCGCAGACGAGCTCAAGGATTCCGCAGCCAATAACGGGAATCTTTTTATGTACACCAACTCCGAGAGCGGGACGCTTGTAAGGCCGTTTTCGTATGCCTCGATTTGGAAAACTGCCGATAAGGTGCAGCTTTCAGTATGCCACGGCTACCCGGCGGAAATGAAGGTGCTCAGGACGCTCTCTCTATTCGAAATTCAGCGATAA
- a CDS encoding formylglycine-generating enzyme family protein — MRFSKVLLSVFLCISIMCSSFAEWDPAFDHDGNGVIGIGDFAMLAAHWLESENSNPAGMTWVYIDDDGSNMKDYDGNPIDGHGGFTGYMSKYETTNAQYCQYLNDALASGGVDITGGDVYGSSGSYSGQIYYDMDSSYAQISYSNGSFYVETREGYDMSEHPVVEVSWYGAIGFCEYYGYRLPTEWEWQAAADYDGSYTYGCGTTINQSKANYYDSGCANPLGLSGYPYTTPVGYYPAFGYGLCDMAGNAWEWTNSIYSGSFRVLRGGSWRYYDYFCTVSYRYNSSPHYPSSFLGFRVVLDLPN; from the coding sequence ATGAGATTTTCAAAGGTGTTATTGAGCGTTTTCCTGTGTATTTCAATAATGTGCAGTTCTTTTGCAGAGTGGGATCCTGCCTTCGATCACGATGGAAACGGGGTAATTGGTATTGGCGATTTTGCCATGCTTGCCGCACACTGGCTGGAGTCTGAGAACTCTAATCCCGCCGGGATGACCTGGGTTTATATTGATGATGACGGCTCTAATATGAAAGATTATGATGGCAATCCCATCGACGGCCACGGCGGCTTTACCGGCTATATGAGCAAGTATGAGACGACCAACGCCCAGTACTGCCAGTACCTCAACGATGCCCTTGCCTCGGGCGGTGTTGACATAACCGGCGGCGATGTTTACGGCAGCAGCGGGAGTTATTCAGGCCAGATTTACTACGATATGGACTCTTCTTACGCCCAGATTTCATACTCAAACGGCTCTTTCTATGTTGAAACCCGAGAAGGGTATGACATGAGCGAGCATCCTGTAGTGGAGGTAAGCTGGTATGGAGCGATTGGCTTCTGCGAATACTACGGCTACAGGCTCCCCACAGAGTGGGAGTGGCAGGCTGCGGCAGACTACGACGGCTCATATACCTACGGCTGCGGAACAACGATTAATCAAAGCAAAGCTAATTATTACGATAGCGGCTGTGCAAATCCGCTCGGCCTATCGGGCTATCCATATACAACCCCGGTCGGCTATTACCCAGCCTTCGGCTACGGCCTGTGCGATATGGCGGGAAATGCTTGGGAGTGGACAAACTCTATCTACAGCGGAAGCTTTCGTGTTCTCCGCGGCGGCAGCTGGCGCTACTACGACTACTTCTGCACCGTCTCGTACCGTTACAACAGCAGCCCGCACTATCCCAGCAGCTTTCTCGGGTTTCGGGTAGTGCTTGATTTGCCCAATTGA
- a CDS encoding CPBP family intramembrane glutamic endopeptidase: MDSAVYSIFGSFYIIWLAAAGFAGIKWAFDTGLGVRALRKLPPWHRIQPLGSVLLAAGSYIILASAFSEGLKVVLEDEMLAQQIGMASAGIITIIFLELYFRSFQSEGISALGLDFRNFWGRFKSAGKFILTVYPFISLSVVLTTHLLSLLTDNFQPQNHPFIDDLLQKRQDGNFLIASIAAGVNIVLVAPFVEETIFRGLVQSGLNSATGRRGLPILITSAIFAVVHGAGVWTHWPALMLFSLVLGYAYEKKRSLLVCILLHSMFNFISLSLSFLSGDLYKLTGG, encoded by the coding sequence ATGGACTCCGCTGTTTACTCAATATTCGGATCTTTCTACATAATCTGGCTAGCTGCGGCAGGCTTTGCCGGCATTAAATGGGCATTTGATACCGGGCTGGGCGTACGAGCTTTGCGCAAGCTACCGCCGTGGCACAGGATTCAGCCGCTGGGGTCTGTTCTTCTAGCTGCGGGCAGCTATATCATCCTCGCCTCGGCATTTTCCGAAGGACTGAAGGTGGTTTTGGAAGATGAGATGCTTGCCCAGCAGATTGGGATGGCTTCTGCTGGGATAATTACAATCATCTTTCTTGAATTATACTTTCGATCTTTTCAGTCTGAGGGCATATCTGCTCTTGGGTTGGATTTTCGTAATTTCTGGGGCAGATTTAAATCAGCCGGCAAATTCATCCTCACAGTTTATCCGTTTATCTCTCTTAGTGTGGTTCTCACTACCCACCTGTTAAGCCTTCTGACTGATAATTTTCAGCCCCAGAACCACCCCTTCATAGACGATCTGCTCCAAAAAAGGCAGGACGGAAATTTCCTGATAGCGAGCATTGCGGCAGGCGTTAATATTGTGTTGGTGGCTCCGTTTGTGGAAGAAACAATTTTCCGCGGCCTCGTTCAAAGCGGGCTCAATTCAGCAACGGGAAGGCGAGGGCTGCCGATATTGATTACATCTGCGATTTTCGCTGTTGTTCACGGGGCAGGCGTTTGGACGCACTGGCCTGCGCTTATGCTGTTCTCGTTAGTGCTTGGATACGCCTACGAGAAAAAACGCTCCCTTCTGGTGTGTATTCTCCTGCATTCGATGTTCAATTTTATAAGCCTCTCGCTCAGCTTTTTATCTGGAGATCTATACAAGCTCACTGGCGGATAA
- a CDS encoding type II secretion system protein, which translates to MHKKGFTLIELLVVISIIALLMSFLIPALAEARDVAKRTVCSSNLRQIAAGSEMYTQDNGLEYMAGGDPLPSGVWLWMGRGFRGYVKPYLDNQEGRTSVLSCPGDRTAENKYEATSYAYSMSFYHSPEQINSISSVAGTWSGELEAVPQKAGSASHPSQKIMFGEWYSNHEEIESGDDGGWWCWDGARNFLFADTHVDFIRAEDLETANDELPDPNVTRNGIKGIDYTGK; encoded by the coding sequence ATGCACAAAAAAGGATTCACTTTAATAGAGCTTCTTGTGGTAATAAGCATCATAGCCCTGCTGATGAGTTTTCTGATTCCAGCGCTCGCTGAGGCGAGGGATGTGGCCAAGCGAACCGTATGCAGCAGCAATCTCAGGCAGATTGCCGCAGGCTCGGAGATGTACACGCAGGACAACGGGCTTGAATATATGGCAGGCGGAGATCCCCTGCCTTCAGGAGTATGGCTCTGGATGGGGCGGGGCTTCAGGGGATACGTAAAGCCTTATCTCGATAATCAGGAAGGCAGAACGAGCGTTCTTTCCTGCCCGGGAGACCGCACAGCAGAGAATAAATACGAAGCCACAAGCTACGCATACTCAATGAGCTTCTACCACAGCCCCGAGCAGATCAACTCCATCTCCAGCGTAGCGGGCACTTGGTCTGGTGAGCTTGAGGCGGTGCCGCAGAAGGCCGGCAGCGCATCGCATCCCTCGCAGAAGATTATGTTCGGCGAGTGGTACAGCAATCACGAAGAGATCGAAAGCGGCGACGACGGCGGCTGGTGGTGCTGGGATGGAGCGAGGAATTTCCTCTTCGCAGATACGCACGTGGATTTTATTAGAGCAGAAGATCTCGAAACAGCCAATGACGAGCTTCCAGACCCGAACGTTACAAGAAACGGCATCAAAGGCATTGATTACACGGGCAAGTAG
- a CDS encoding right-handed parallel beta-helix repeat-containing protein yields the protein MKMLCKSANLFLSLLLLSFPAALSAGELEPSAPPSSGTMKTLDEVEPRIPIPGSETPVDTFDIYESGSYYLTGNRVCSSTGIYISSGVNNVTIDLCGCTLSAEEGSTGISGIIMQSCRNVSISNGTVTGFSARGIVEHNSDSNAGGHRISNVHISNTGSGHYSCNAITLYGKGHTVENCIIRDNSNDGIVLHGGGTVRNNICTGNGGKGIFTYGNDLIKGNRCCDNGEDGILVNNGNSILIDNVCTGNEEHGITTSSADACRIEGNVFSSNERNGIHAGQGSVIKSNTARNNGMAGIQSGGNSLIIDNTAFENATYGIFCQNGYIDSNCAVGNNNNIYSLGSTVGTNHAP from the coding sequence ATGAAAATGTTATGTAAATCGGCAAATCTCTTTTTATCTCTTCTTTTGTTGAGTTTCCCAGCAGCTTTGTCTGCCGGCGAGCTTGAGCCCTCCGCACCTCCCTCCTCGGGGACAATGAAAACCCTTGATGAGGTTGAGCCGCGAATCCCAATCCCGGGCTCAGAAACTCCGGTTGATACATTCGATATCTACGAATCGGGCTCCTACTACCTAACCGGCAATAGAGTATGCTCCTCAACCGGCATCTATATTAGCTCAGGCGTTAATAACGTTACAATTGATCTCTGCGGCTGCACGCTATCAGCTGAAGAAGGTTCTACAGGTATCAGCGGAATTATAATGCAGAGCTGCCGGAATGTTAGCATATCGAACGGAACTGTTACAGGCTTCTCTGCCCGCGGAATAGTCGAGCACAACAGTGATTCAAACGCTGGAGGACACAGAATATCAAATGTCCATATTTCAAATACCGGTTCGGGGCATTATAGTTGTAATGCAATTACTCTTTACGGCAAGGGGCATACCGTTGAAAACTGCATAATCAGAGACAACAGCAACGATGGTATTGTGCTCCACGGCGGAGGAACAGTAAGGAATAATATATGCACCGGAAACGGAGGTAAAGGAATATTTACCTATGGCAATGATTTAATAAAAGGAAACAGATGTTGTGATAACGGAGAGGATGGGATACTAGTTAATAACGGCAATTCTATTTTGATAGATAATGTATGTACAGGTAATGAAGAGCATGGAATTACAACTTCATCTGCAGATGCTTGCAGAATTGAAGGTAATGTTTTTTCTTCAAACGAGAGAAACGGGATTCACGCAGGACAGGGGTCAGTGATAAAAAGCAACACTGCCAGGAATAATGGAATGGCCGGGATACAAAGCGGAGGCAACAGCCTCATTATTGACAATACTGCCTTCGAAAATGCCACTTATGGAATTTTCTGCCAAAACGGCTACATAGACAGCAATTGTGCCGTGGGCAACAACAACAATATATATTCCCTAGGCAGTACGGTTGGGACTAATCATGCACCTTAA
- the mfd gene encoding transcription-repair coupling factor, with protein MNPCEEKIIEAAQSVKGRIVCTGSWGAYPSWLAGRLSETLDRPILIVHPHIEDSDCAADEIHSFISKQPMFLPAWEGEQDLSDSVGETAAERLKAAAKIPELSAGDVMCASVQALSQPLPDPEGLEADALSISCGKNLEPELAASWLADQGYEPCEAVDAPGEFAKRGGILDIYPPAAGITDAQGQEEKTRPIRIEFFGDEVETIRYINLDNQTSEGEIQKAEIYSRIQPMPEGGLSVFELLRKDAVIIFAEPSEASEVLQAYLSRVSGSGKYFTFSQIYKAASELCLIEVSRFGSAGGEENHIQLCVESIDKYKAEAGSVLEKSQEALGRLCEQAETGEEVLLFCESAGQIKRTKQLILSQRSSVPENLHIKIGYVREGFSSRQEGLTVIGHHEIFAREFVRRRAARIRRSAGVHSLSDLASGDYVVHLTNGIAIYRGTKIIEQNQCPREHMILEFADEAKIFVPVENISLVHKYIGSGGMKPSLSKLGGKRWFNQKKKAYDAVMDMASEMLELQAKRNEAGGFAFSQDCDWQREFEDAFPYQETPDQIKAIEEIKADMQSPKPMERLLCGDVGYGKTEIAMRAAFKAVLSGKQTALLAPTTILTIQHANTFRNRFAGYPVRIEVLNRFISAGRAKEIIEQSRAGRIDILIGTHRLLSKDIAFADLGLLIIDEEQRFGVEHKEKLKKLKVNVDILSLSATPIPRTLHMSLMGIRDISTLSTPPLDRRSVATSIHRYDNSLIKQIISRELAREGQVFFLHNIVKTIDKTANLLRELFPDSNIAVAHGQMNKKRLEKSMLDFAMKKIDILVCSTIIESGIDIPNANTIVINNADRFGLAQLHQLRGRVGRFKRKARAELLIPPDRPITPVAARRLKAIEEYSELGAGFQIALRDLEIRGAGNILGAEQSGHIDTVGYELYCQMLKNAVKQLKGDHTIPKPETSLNLGFSAYIPKNYIPSDKQRLGAYRKAAEAETLEDLLLLEKELKDLFGKLPEQAVWLIDLAKIKLRASENLIARIKAQGQDLVFTFSPQADDSKAADIFNRTSRRVTAVDKKTVHVRLSKHHFEPPTILAFLRKLFSC; from the coding sequence ATGAATCCCTGCGAAGAGAAAATCATAGAGGCCGCCCAGTCTGTAAAAGGGCGGATTGTATGCACGGGAAGCTGGGGAGCCTATCCGTCTTGGCTGGCGGGAAGGCTTTCTGAAACGCTTGACCGCCCAATTCTGATTGTGCACCCGCACATAGAGGATTCAGACTGCGCAGCCGATGAGATTCACTCCTTCATCTCAAAGCAGCCCATGTTTCTGCCTGCATGGGAAGGCGAGCAGGATCTCAGCGATTCTGTAGGCGAAACGGCGGCAGAGAGGCTCAAGGCCGCCGCGAAAATCCCAGAGCTTTCAGCAGGTGATGTGATGTGCGCCTCTGTGCAGGCATTATCCCAGCCTCTGCCCGATCCGGAAGGTCTCGAGGCCGATGCGCTTTCGATAAGCTGCGGGAAAAATCTCGAACCTGAGCTTGCTGCAAGCTGGCTCGCTGATCAGGGCTATGAGCCCTGTGAAGCAGTGGATGCTCCGGGCGAATTCGCAAAGCGCGGCGGCATCCTCGATATCTACCCGCCCGCTGCCGGCATCACAGACGCCCAAGGCCAAGAAGAAAAAACAAGGCCGATACGGATTGAGTTTTTCGGGGATGAGGTGGAGACAATCCGATACATCAATCTGGACAACCAAACATCCGAGGGGGAGATCCAGAAGGCGGAGATCTATTCACGTATTCAGCCGATGCCCGAAGGCGGATTGAGCGTGTTTGAGCTGTTAAGAAAGGATGCCGTGATTATCTTTGCAGAGCCATCAGAGGCCTCTGAGGTGCTTCAGGCATACTTGAGCAGGGTATCGGGAAGCGGGAAATACTTCACTTTCAGCCAGATTTACAAAGCCGCCTCGGAGCTCTGCCTGATTGAGGTGAGCAGATTCGGCTCGGCAGGCGGGGAGGAAAACCACATCCAGCTTTGCGTTGAGAGCATAGATAAATACAAAGCTGAGGCAGGTTCGGTGCTTGAGAAAAGCCAGGAGGCGCTCGGCAGGCTCTGCGAGCAGGCAGAAACCGGCGAGGAGGTACTGCTTTTCTGCGAATCAGCCGGGCAGATCAAACGAACTAAGCAGCTCATCTTATCCCAGCGAAGCTCTGTGCCGGAAAATCTGCACATAAAAATAGGCTATGTTCGCGAAGGCTTCTCCAGCAGGCAGGAAGGGCTCACGGTAATAGGTCATCACGAAATTTTCGCACGCGAATTTGTTCGAAGGCGGGCTGCAAGAATTCGAAGGTCTGCCGGCGTGCATTCGCTTTCGGATCTCGCCTCGGGCGATTATGTAGTGCATCTTACAAACGGCATAGCAATCTACCGCGGCACAAAGATCATCGAGCAGAATCAGTGCCCGAGGGAGCATATGATCCTCGAATTCGCAGACGAAGCGAAGATATTCGTGCCTGTGGAGAATATAAGCCTCGTGCATAAGTATATTGGCTCGGGGGGGATGAAGCCGTCGCTGAGCAAGCTTGGAGGCAAACGCTGGTTCAACCAGAAGAAAAAGGCCTACGATGCTGTGATGGATATGGCATCGGAGATGCTTGAGCTTCAGGCAAAACGAAACGAGGCAGGGGGCTTTGCCTTCTCGCAGGACTGCGACTGGCAGCGGGAGTTTGAAGATGCATTCCCCTATCAGGAAACACCCGACCAGATAAAGGCCATAGAAGAGATCAAGGCCGATATGCAGAGCCCGAAGCCGATGGAGAGGCTCCTCTGCGGTGATGTGGGCTACGGTAAAACAGAAATCGCAATGCGGGCGGCGTTTAAGGCCGTTCTCTCCGGCAAGCAGACCGCTCTTCTCGCCCCAACCACAATCCTCACCATCCAGCACGCAAACACTTTCAGAAACAGGTTTGCCGGCTATCCTGTGCGGATAGAGGTGCTCAACAGATTTATCTCCGCAGGACGGGCAAAAGAGATAATCGAGCAGAGCAGAGCTGGCAGAATCGACATCCTCATCGGCACACACAGGCTCTTATCGAAAGATATCGCGTTTGCCGATTTGGGGCTTCTGATTATCGATGAGGAGCAGAGGTTCGGCGTGGAGCATAAGGAGAAGCTCAAAAAGCTCAAGGTGAATGTGGATATCCTCTCGCTCTCAGCAACTCCGATACCGCGCACGCTGCATATGTCTCTTATGGGCATCCGCGATATCAGCACGCTCTCCACCCCGCCTCTGGACAGGAGAAGCGTTGCAACATCAATCCACCGCTACGACAATTCCCTCATAAAGCAGATTATCTCAAGGGAGCTTGCGAGGGAGGGGCAGGTGTTCTTTTTGCATAATATCGTTAAAACAATCGACAAAACCGCAAACCTCCTCCGCGAGCTTTTCCCTGATTCGAATATAGCCGTTGCCCACGGACAGATGAACAAAAAGAGGCTCGAAAAGTCAATGCTCGATTTTGCAATGAAGAAAATCGATATCCTCGTATGCAGCACGATAATCGAATCGGGCATTGATATACCAAACGCAAATACGATCGTGATAAACAATGCAGACCGCTTCGGCCTCGCCCAGCTCCATCAGCTCCGCGGCAGGGTGGGCAGGTTCAAACGAAAGGCAAGAGCAGAGCTGCTGATCCCGCCGGACAGACCAATCACACCTGTGGCGGCAAGAAGGCTCAAGGCGATTGAGGAGTATTCTGAGCTCGGAGCGGGCTTCCAGATTGCGCTGCGCGATTTGGAAATAAGAGGGGCGGGTAATATCCTCGGGGCTGAGCAGTCCGGCCATATAGACACAGTGGGCTATGAGCTTTACTGCCAGATGCTCAAGAATGCGGTAAAGCAGCTCAAAGGCGACCATACTATACCCAAACCAGAAACCTCGCTCAATCTTGGATTCAGCGCATACATCCCCAAAAACTACATCCCCTCAGATAAGCAGAGGCTCGGGGCATATCGAAAGGCCGCTGAAGCTGAAACGCTTGAAGACCTGCTCCTCCTTGAAAAAGAGCTCAAAGACCTCTTCGGCAAGCTCCCAGAGCAGGCTGTCTGGCTGATTGATCTGGCAAAGATTAAGCTCAGGGCATCTGAGAACCTGATAGCGAGAATCAAGGCTCAGGGGCAGGATCTCGTGTTCACATTCAGCCCGCAGGCAGACGACTCCAAAGCAGCCGACATCTTCAACAGAACCTCGCGCAGGGTTACAGCGGTTGACAAGAAGACCGTGCATGTCCGCCTGAGCAAACACCACTTCGAACCGCCCACAATTCTCGCATTCCTCAGAAAGCTTTTCAGCTGCTGA
- a CDS encoding HIT family protein → MDCVFCKIIAGQIPCSKVYEDDNVLAFMDINPLAEYHTLVIPKEHFEFLWDCPAELSAAIGSALPKISRAVQKASGSDGCNVLNNNASAAGQAVPHIHFHIIPRFENDGVFTEWPAKQLAPEKAQQAAEKIKTLIDAE, encoded by the coding sequence ATGGACTGTGTATTCTGTAAAATCATTGCAGGGCAGATACCCTGCAGCAAGGTTTATGAGGATGATAACGTGCTTGCGTTTATGGATATCAATCCGCTCGCTGAGTATCATACACTCGTAATACCGAAAGAGCATTTTGAGTTTTTGTGGGATTGCCCGGCCGAGCTCTCAGCGGCCATTGGTTCGGCTTTGCCTAAGATAAGCAGGGCAGTTCAGAAGGCTTCAGGCAGCGATGGGTGCAATGTGCTCAACAACAATGCTTCCGCCGCCGGGCAGGCAGTACCGCATATACATTTCCATATAATTCCTCGATTCGAGAACGACGGGGTGTTCACCGAATGGCCTGCAAAACAGCTCGCCCCAGAGAAGGCGCAGCAGGCCGCAGAGAAAATCAAAACCCTGATCGATGCTGAGTGA
- the rplQ gene encoding 50S ribosomal protein L17: MRHRVAGRHLGRTCQHRTAMRRNMASSLFEHGRICTTLEKAKEVKPFAEKLITLAKKGDLASRRRAISLLGDRNIFEEKDGVNQRVGTVVGRLFSDIGPKFIDRPGGYTRIIKLAKRRLGDSGSLCYLQLVEEELEFKEKKSAPKKSQPQQAEPQMQAQAVEAETPTAEELAEDQQADTSEQAEEESKEDKS; encoded by the coding sequence ATGCGTCACCGTGTAGCAGGACGTCATTTAGGCAGAACATGCCAGCACCGTACAGCGATGCGTAGAAATATGGCCAGCTCCCTTTTTGAGCACGGCAGAATATGCACTACTCTGGAAAAAGCCAAAGAGGTAAAACCGTTTGCAGAAAAGCTTATTACGCTTGCCAAGAAGGGCGACCTCGCCTCTCGCAGGCGTGCGATTTCTCTTCTGGGCGATAGAAATATCTTCGAAGAGAAAGACGGCGTAAATCAGAGAGTGGGTACTGTTGTAGGAAGGCTGTTCAGCGATATTGGGCCGAAATTCATAGACCGCCCGGGCGGTTATACAAGAATTATCAAGCTCGCAAAGAGACGCCTTGGAGACAGCGGAAGCCTCTGCTATCTTCAGCTCGTTGAAGAAGAGCTTGAATTCAAAGAGAAAAAATCGGCACCAAAAAAATCTCAGCCCCAACAGGCTGAACCTCAAATGCAGGCTCAGGCCGTTGAAGCTGAAACGCCTACGGCTGAAGAGCTCGCTGAAGACCAGCAGGCAGATACTTCAGAACAGGCCGAAGAAGAAAGCAAAGAAGACAAGAGCTGA